A window of the Pyxidicoccus trucidator genome harbors these coding sequences:
- a CDS encoding NYN domain-containing protein, with the protein MLSGRPPAASYVLIDAENIDWAVSNVLGRKPESMDRVQFDRLVAFCETNFPAPVRCVVVLNARGEQLPDVMIGFVRALKSAGCEVALLYGRPDQKVVDLGILKLLENILTQRPKAAVVLASHDGADFADALKPMLEEKRQVAVLGLREYVSQRFRDLVPSGLKILDLELNARVFQRPLPRMLPVNVDEFEPMLFL; encoded by the coding sequence ATGCTCTCCGGACGCCCTCCCGCCGCTTCCTACGTACTCATCGACGCCGAGAACATCGACTGGGCCGTGTCCAACGTACTGGGCCGCAAGCCCGAGTCCATGGACCGCGTCCAGTTCGACCGCCTGGTGGCCTTCTGTGAAACCAACTTCCCGGCGCCCGTGCGCTGCGTGGTGGTGCTCAACGCCCGGGGCGAGCAGCTGCCCGACGTGATGATTGGCTTCGTGCGGGCGCTGAAGTCAGCCGGGTGCGAGGTGGCGCTGCTCTACGGGCGGCCGGACCAGAAGGTGGTGGACCTGGGCATCCTGAAGCTGTTGGAGAACATCCTCACGCAGCGGCCGAAGGCGGCGGTGGTGCTCGCCAGCCATGACGGCGCGGACTTCGCGGATGCCCTGAAGCCCATGCTGGAGGAGAAGCGGCAGGTGGCCGTGCTGGGCCTGCGCGAGTACGTGAGCCAGCGCTTCCGGGACCTCGTGCCCTCCGGGCTGAAGATTCTGGACCTGGAGCTGAACGCCCGTGTGTTCCAGCGGCCCCTGCCGCGCATGCTCCCCGTCAACGTGGACGAGTTCGAGCCGATGCTGTTCCTGTAG
- a CDS encoding SDR family NAD(P)-dependent oxidoreductase, which translates to MAKKKTNPDTRPLALVTGASSGIGLELARQFVQNGFDVLIAAEDDGIHQSRTELSKDGARVEALQVDLATYEGVEQLYKKAQELGRPVDVLAVNAGVGVGGDFARETDLKAELNLIQLNITSAVHLTKRVTRDMVARGEGRILFTSSIAAVLPAPLEAVYGASKAFLQSFSEALRNELKDVGITVTALMPGPTETNFFHRAGMDDTRVGRQEKDDPAQVAKEGFEALMAGKDKVVAGALTNKVMSAASHVLPDAVKTAMHRHMSEKDPKASHDS; encoded by the coding sequence ATGGCAAAGAAGAAGACGAACCCCGATACCCGTCCCCTGGCCCTCGTCACCGGCGCTTCCAGCGGCATCGGCCTCGAGCTGGCGAGGCAGTTCGTCCAGAACGGCTTCGACGTGCTCATCGCGGCCGAGGACGACGGCATCCACCAGTCCCGGACGGAGCTGTCGAAGGACGGCGCGCGCGTGGAGGCCCTCCAGGTGGACCTGGCCACGTATGAAGGCGTGGAGCAGCTCTACAAGAAGGCCCAGGAATTGGGGCGTCCGGTGGACGTGCTCGCCGTCAACGCGGGCGTGGGCGTGGGCGGTGACTTCGCGCGCGAGACGGACCTGAAGGCCGAGCTCAACCTCATCCAGCTCAACATCACCTCCGCCGTCCACCTCACCAAGCGCGTGACGCGCGACATGGTGGCCCGGGGCGAGGGACGCATCCTCTTCACCTCGTCCATCGCCGCCGTGCTGCCCGCGCCGCTGGAGGCCGTCTACGGCGCGTCCAAGGCGTTCCTCCAGTCCTTCTCCGAGGCGCTGCGCAACGAGCTGAAGGACGTGGGCATCACCGTCACCGCGCTGATGCCGGGCCCCACGGAGACGAACTTCTTCCACCGCGCGGGCATGGACGACACCCGCGTGGGCCGGCAGGAGAAGGACGACCCGGCGCAGGTGGCGAAGGAGGGCTTCGAGGCCCTCATGGCGGGCAAGGACAAGGTCGTCGCGGGCGCGCTGACCAACAAGGTCATGTCCGCCGCCTCCCATGTCCTCCCCGACGCGGTGAAGACGGCGATGCACCGTCATATGTCGGAGAAGGACCCCAAGGCGTCCCACGACTCGTGA
- a CDS encoding type IV pilus twitching motility protein PilT, which translates to MKPLAELLRHLSRPGVTELTLATGRPPMIRGSSGYEPVDPAAVTTEDVTRALQAMVGLARASTVAEAPVQWSVNATGIGALSIAAMRRGELLHLRLTRADAMPAAAPAPQAAAPAPQAAAPAAPPAAARAPVAPAPSAPAVRAAPVAAPVAAPVQAPARAPEPAPVARPSVSVMPRASTGVWRELAGLLEEARRLSASDVHVVAGRPTLFRLAGDLVPQGEVLAPERVEGLLLPVVPERLREVLEREGSCDFSLESPEMGRFRVNVCRQRTGFKGTFRVIGREVPTLESLGLPPEIAKATHHHQGLIVITGPSGHGKTSTLAALVDLINRETTHHVLTVEDPVEYVHPRKKALISQREVGSHTKTFASALKGSLREDPDVIVVGELRDTETVRMALAASETGHLLISTMNTPSAAKTIDRLIDLFPPGDQQQVRLSLSSGLRLIVSQRLMPGADGKGMVAAAEVLPGSVALGNLIRDNKTYQIPSLQQRGKSLGIIRFEDSLADLVRSNRVKLEVAKGFADNPDELEAVVTGKRPGQTVVAPDTQQDSARLLSKMGSLMGRKGS; encoded by the coding sequence ATGAAACCCCTTGCTGAGCTGTTGCGGCACCTGTCGCGCCCCGGAGTCACGGAGCTGACCCTGGCGACCGGCCGCCCGCCGATGATCCGTGGGAGCAGCGGCTACGAGCCGGTGGACCCCGCGGCCGTGACGACGGAAGACGTCACCCGCGCGCTCCAGGCCATGGTGGGCCTCGCCCGCGCCTCCACCGTCGCGGAGGCGCCGGTGCAGTGGTCCGTCAACGCCACCGGCATTGGGGCGCTCTCCATCGCCGCCATGCGCCGGGGCGAGCTGCTCCACCTGCGCCTCACCCGCGCCGACGCCATGCCCGCCGCCGCGCCCGCCCCGCAGGCCGCCGCCCCGGCCCCGCAGGCCGCCGCCCCGGCAGCTCCACCCGCGGCGGCGCGTGCGCCCGTGGCCCCGGCGCCTTCCGCGCCCGCCGTCCGAGCGGCTCCGGTAGCGGCCCCCGTAGCGGCTCCGGTGCAGGCCCCCGCCCGCGCGCCAGAGCCCGCGCCCGTGGCCCGTCCCTCCGTATCCGTCATGCCGCGCGCGTCGACGGGCGTGTGGCGGGAGCTGGCGGGACTGCTCGAGGAGGCCCGGCGTCTGTCGGCCAGCGACGTCCACGTGGTGGCCGGCCGCCCCACCCTCTTCCGCCTCGCGGGAGACCTGGTGCCCCAGGGTGAGGTGCTGGCCCCGGAACGGGTGGAGGGGCTGCTGCTCCCCGTGGTGCCGGAGCGGCTGCGCGAGGTGCTGGAGCGGGAGGGCAGCTGCGACTTCTCGCTGGAGTCCCCGGAGATGGGGCGCTTCCGCGTCAACGTGTGCCGCCAGCGCACGGGCTTCAAGGGCACCTTCCGCGTGATTGGCCGCGAGGTGCCCACGCTGGAGTCGCTGGGCCTGCCCCCGGAAATCGCCAAGGCGACGCACCACCACCAGGGCCTCATCGTCATCACCGGTCCGTCCGGCCACGGCAAGACGAGCACGCTGGCGGCGCTGGTGGACCTCATCAACCGCGAGACGACGCACCACGTGCTCACCGTGGAGGACCCGGTGGAGTACGTCCACCCGCGCAAGAAGGCCCTCATCAGCCAGCGCGAGGTGGGCTCGCACACGAAGACGTTCGCCAGCGCGCTCAAGGGCAGCCTCCGCGAGGACCCGGACGTCATCGTCGTGGGCGAGCTGCGCGACACGGAGACGGTGCGCATGGCGCTGGCGGCCAGCGAGACGGGCCACCTGCTCATCAGCACCATGAACACGCCGAGCGCGGCGAAGACCATCGACCGGCTCATCGACCTCTTCCCGCCGGGAGACCAGCAGCAGGTGCGCCTGTCGCTGTCCAGCGGCCTGCGCCTCATCGTCAGCCAGCGGCTGATGCCGGGCGCGGACGGCAAGGGCATGGTGGCGGCGGCCGAGGTGCTCCCGGGCTCGGTGGCCCTGGGCAACCTCATCCGCGACAACAAGACGTACCAGATTCCCTCGCTCCAGCAGCGCGGCAAGAGCCTGGGCATCATCCGCTTCGAGGACTCGCTGGCGGACCTGGTGCGCTCCAACCGGGTGAAGCTGGAGGTGGCCAAGGGCTTCGCGGACAACCCGGACGAGCTGGAGGCCGTCGTCACCGGCAAGCGGCCCGGCCAGACGGTGGTCGCACCCGACACGCAGCAGGACAGCGCGCGGCTGCTGAGCAAGATGGGCTCGCTGATGGGCAGGAAGGGCTCCTGA
- a CDS encoding VOC family protein translates to MSESHKPALGSVGWMDLTVKDAVAVKDFYRDVVGWTATGLDMGGYEDFIMTPAGSETPAGGVCHARGSNEDMPSGWVVYITVENLDRSLERVTAMGGKVRGKVRSAGGMGRFCVIEDPAGAVSALFESAKKE, encoded by the coding sequence ATGAGCGAGTCGCACAAGCCGGCGTTGGGCAGCGTGGGCTGGATGGACCTCACGGTGAAGGACGCCGTGGCGGTGAAGGACTTCTACCGCGACGTGGTGGGCTGGACGGCGACCGGCCTGGACATGGGCGGGTACGAAGACTTCATCATGACTCCGGCCGGCAGCGAGACGCCCGCGGGAGGCGTGTGCCACGCGCGAGGCTCGAACGAGGACATGCCGTCCGGGTGGGTGGTCTACATCACCGTGGAGAACCTGGACCGCAGCCTGGAGCGCGTCACCGCCATGGGCGGCAAGGTCCGAGGCAAGGTGCGCTCCGCCGGAGGCATGGGCCGCTTCTGCGTCATCGAAGACCCGGCCGGTGCGGTGTCCGCCCTGTTCGAGTCGGCGAAGAAGGAGTGA
- a CDS encoding GNAT family N-acetyltransferase: protein MTMKQVDPGVEMAPAPVLDVAGLPNDLMTAVKFSLPTDEDMTAVAALRAGSEPWKGRGETQEDSLKALAQLKPYVHVAKLQNQLVGYVTVERDGPVPGAAYLRNIVVKPELRRKGLGKVLLEQALKAARDMYRKTIALRVDPSNSAAVSFYRREGFTTVATVVSKKSGKLRLLMSREL from the coding sequence ATGACGATGAAGCAGGTGGACCCGGGCGTGGAGATGGCCCCAGCGCCGGTGCTGGATGTGGCGGGCCTGCCGAACGACCTGATGACGGCGGTGAAGTTCTCCTTGCCCACCGACGAGGACATGACCGCGGTGGCGGCGCTTCGCGCCGGCTCCGAGCCTTGGAAGGGCCGGGGCGAGACGCAGGAGGACAGCCTCAAGGCCCTGGCCCAGCTCAAGCCCTATGTGCATGTGGCGAAGCTGCAGAACCAGCTGGTCGGCTATGTGACGGTGGAGCGTGACGGCCCGGTTCCGGGCGCGGCGTACCTCCGCAACATCGTCGTCAAGCCCGAGCTGCGCCGGAAGGGCCTGGGCAAGGTGCTGCTGGAGCAGGCGCTCAAGGCGGCGCGGGACATGTACCGGAAGACCATCGCCCTCCGAGTGGACCCGTCCAACTCGGCCGCGGTGAGCTTCTACCGCAGGGAAGGCTTCACCACCGTGGCCACGGTGGTCTCCAAGAAGTCCGGCAAGCTCCGGCTCCTGATGTCCCGCGAGCTGTAG
- a CDS encoding regulatory protein RecX, whose translation MDESREEQDRKPPRPRKPPRKVSPKYLENAALHYLKRYAATQSQLQRVLLRRVDKSLKFHGGDRAEALGWMTALMEKLVRNGYLNDEAYARMKATSLRASGRSSRMITQKLRMKGVAAEVVARKVADATSEVSDEEAARIWARKKRLGPFRKNLQTREENRQRDLASLARAGFSFGIAKKIIDSDPA comes from the coding sequence ATGGACGAGTCGCGGGAGGAACAGGACAGGAAGCCGCCGCGTCCGCGGAAGCCGCCCCGCAAGGTGTCTCCGAAGTATCTGGAGAACGCCGCCCTGCACTACCTGAAGCGGTACGCGGCCACGCAGAGCCAGCTCCAGCGCGTGTTGCTGCGCCGGGTGGACAAGTCCCTCAAGTTCCATGGCGGGGACCGCGCGGAGGCGCTCGGCTGGATGACGGCGCTCATGGAGAAGCTCGTCCGCAACGGGTACCTCAACGACGAGGCCTACGCGCGGATGAAGGCCACGTCCCTGCGGGCCTCGGGCCGCAGCTCCCGGATGATTACCCAGAAGCTCCGGATGAAGGGCGTCGCCGCGGAAGTCGTGGCCCGGAAGGTGGCCGACGCCACGTCCGAGGTCTCCGACGAGGAGGCCGCGCGCATCTGGGCGAGGAAGAAGCGCCTCGGCCCGTTCCGGAAGAACCTCCAGACGCGCGAGGAGAACCGGCAGCGAGACCTCGCCTCCCTCGCGCGGGCGGGGTTCTCCTTCGGCATCGCGAAGAAGATCATCGACTCGGACCCGGCGTAG
- a CDS encoding GTP-binding protein: MQLNHAQRELTLKIVYYGPGLSGKTTNLRHLHARASAEVRGRLLTVETHDDRTLFFDLLPVFFSTSSGFKVKVKLFTVPGQVIHNATRRIVLQGADAVAFIADSRRSATADNNSYWRNLQENMKENGLDVDQVPVIIQFNKRDLPDARTDEEMEAARKRGGEAVVGAVALKGIGVLETFHAVAQAAYRRLDTRAHLARNVGLTEEEFLGQIFRRMDVTGTALEARYGEPAGGERSGSGGAR, translated from the coding sequence TTGCAACTCAACCACGCCCAGCGAGAGCTGACGCTCAAGATCGTCTACTACGGGCCCGGGCTGAGCGGGAAGACGACGAACCTGCGCCATCTCCATGCCCGCGCCTCCGCGGAAGTCCGAGGTCGCCTGCTCACCGTGGAGACCCATGACGACCGCACCCTCTTCTTCGACCTGCTGCCCGTCTTCTTCTCCACCTCCTCCGGCTTCAAGGTGAAGGTGAAGCTGTTCACCGTGCCCGGCCAGGTCATCCACAACGCAACGCGCCGCATCGTGCTCCAGGGCGCTGACGCGGTGGCCTTCATCGCCGACAGCCGGCGGAGCGCCACCGCGGACAACAATTCCTACTGGCGCAACCTGCAGGAGAACATGAAGGAGAACGGCCTGGACGTCGACCAGGTGCCCGTCATCATCCAGTTCAACAAGCGGGATTTGCCGGATGCCCGGACGGACGAGGAGATGGAGGCCGCGCGCAAGCGGGGAGGCGAGGCGGTGGTGGGGGCGGTGGCGCTCAAGGGAATTGGAGTGCTGGAGACCTTCCACGCGGTGGCGCAGGCGGCCTACCGACGGCTGGACACGCGCGCCCACCTGGCGCGCAACGTGGGGCTGACCGAGGAAGAGTTCCTGGGGCAGATATTCCGGCGGATGGACGTCACGGGCACCGCGCTGGAGGCGCGCTACGGCGAGCCCGCCGGCGGCGAGCGCAGCGGCAGCGGGGGCGCGCGATGA
- a CDS encoding imm11 family protein: MPKLRYFRLKEDMQAGNWDLGDPMDAQGREVDDPFVFRAGRPVRVDGRLTIPVDEPGRRLDFCTAGVGVAPIVHVRIAPIFSELAPDDVQFIPVDVQGEPDQYLILVATKLIRCIDDAASEEVRYWKPEHGQPERVGDYKSVSGLRIDPTKPGEAKVFRTRGWNLALIVSEDIKVALERAKTTGATFTEV; encoded by the coding sequence ATGCCGAAGCTGCGCTACTTCAGGCTCAAAGAGGACATGCAAGCTGGGAACTGGGATCTGGGAGACCCCATGGACGCGCAGGGCCGGGAGGTGGACGACCCCTTTGTCTTCAGGGCGGGGCGGCCCGTTCGCGTCGATGGTCGTCTGACGATACCCGTCGACGAACCTGGGAGACGGTTGGACTTCTGCACCGCGGGCGTCGGCGTTGCGCCCATCGTCCATGTCCGGATAGCACCCATCTTCTCGGAGCTGGCGCCCGACGACGTGCAGTTCATCCCGGTGGACGTCCAGGGCGAGCCGGACCAGTACCTCATCCTGGTGGCCACGAAGCTCATCCGCTGCATCGACGACGCGGCCTCCGAGGAGGTGCGCTACTGGAAGCCGGAGCACGGGCAACCCGAGCGCGTCGGCGACTACAAGTCCGTCAGCGGGCTGCGCATCGACCCCACGAAGCCAGGCGAAGCCAAGGTGTTTCGCACCAGGGGTTGGAACCTGGCCCTCATCGTCTCCGAGGACATCAAGGTGGCCCTGGAGCGCGCGAAGACCACGGGGGCGACCTTCACGGAGGTGTAG
- a CDS encoding DUF4240 domain-containing protein — translation MNEQRFWQLIDESRATAGGARDMASAQEQAEALEELLMREPPADLLDFERLFSELMARSYDWNLWGAAYVLNGGCSDDGFEYFRAWLIGQGKKVFEAVLADPDSLVDYADDEVESEDLLYVAGRAYEEQTGDELPSVTVDLSDEPRGEEWEEEELPERFPRLSAKFG, via the coding sequence GTGAACGAGCAGCGGTTCTGGCAGCTCATCGACGAGTCGCGCGCGACGGCGGGTGGCGCGCGCGACATGGCCTCCGCCCAGGAGCAGGCGGAGGCCCTGGAGGAGCTGCTCATGCGGGAGCCGCCCGCGGACCTCCTCGACTTCGAGCGGCTGTTCTCCGAGCTGATGGCGCGCTCCTATGACTGGAACCTGTGGGGCGCGGCGTACGTGCTCAATGGCGGGTGCAGTGACGACGGCTTCGAATACTTCCGCGCCTGGCTCATCGGCCAGGGGAAGAAGGTGTTCGAGGCCGTCCTCGCCGACCCGGACTCGCTGGTGGACTACGCCGACGACGAGGTGGAGTCGGAGGACCTGCTGTACGTCGCGGGCCGGGCCTACGAGGAGCAGACGGGGGATGAGCTTCCATCGGTGACGGTGGACCTCTCCGACGAGCCTCGGGGCGAGGAGTGGGAGGAGGAGGAGCTGCCCGAGCGGTTCCCCCGGCTGTCAGCGAAGTTCGGATAG
- a CDS encoding type IV pilus twitching motility protein PilT, with the protein MNTQPRISTLFDALLQQKGSDLHLSVGYPPLGRIRGELVPLHELPLTQADMESLLFELINPEQKRQIVEDLDLDFAYGYGTKARFRANYFNKMSGLAAVFRTIPSKVLSLEDLKTPEVVRKLADRRSGLVLVTGPTGSGKSTTLAAMINYINHTRPAHVLTIEDPVEFVHESQKSQVTHREVGPHASSFATAIRSAGREDPNVILIGELRTNETMKLALQLASFGVLVFATVHTNSAPATIDRIINAFPADEQAQVRGMLAESLAGIVAQQLIKTADGKGRVAALEILVGGSAIASMIREGKVFQIASKMQAGQGQGMQTLDMHLERLVKDNVITPEAALEKASDKENLAKVISRLKPEWEVPDSLKSL; encoded by the coding sequence ATGAACACCCAACCCCGGATTTCCACCCTCTTCGACGCCCTGCTGCAGCAGAAGGGCAGCGACCTGCACCTGAGCGTGGGCTACCCGCCCCTGGGCCGCATCCGAGGCGAGTTGGTGCCGCTGCACGAGCTGCCCCTCACCCAGGCGGACATGGAGTCGCTGCTCTTCGAGCTCATCAACCCCGAGCAGAAGCGGCAGATTGTCGAGGACCTGGACCTGGACTTCGCCTACGGCTACGGCACCAAGGCCCGCTTCCGCGCCAACTACTTCAACAAGATGTCGGGCCTGGCGGCCGTCTTCCGCACCATTCCCAGCAAGGTGCTGTCGCTGGAGGACCTCAAGACGCCGGAGGTGGTGCGCAAGCTGGCGGACCGGCGCAGCGGGCTGGTGCTGGTGACGGGCCCCACCGGCAGCGGCAAGTCCACGACGCTGGCGGCGATGATCAACTACATCAACCACACGCGCCCGGCGCACGTGCTGACGATTGAGGACCCGGTGGAGTTCGTCCACGAGTCCCAGAAGTCACAGGTGACGCACCGCGAGGTGGGCCCGCATGCGTCCAGCTTCGCCACGGCCATCCGCTCGGCGGGCCGCGAGGACCCGAACGTCATCCTCATCGGCGAGCTCCGCACCAACGAGACGATGAAGCTGGCGCTCCAGCTGGCGAGCTTCGGCGTGCTGGTGTTCGCCACGGTGCACACCAACAGCGCGCCGGCGACCATCGACCGCATCATCAACGCCTTCCCCGCCGACGAGCAGGCGCAGGTGCGCGGCATGCTGGCGGAGAGCCTCGCCGGCATCGTCGCCCAGCAGCTCATCAAGACGGCGGACGGCAAGGGCCGCGTGGCGGCGCTCGAAATCCTGGTGGGCGGCAGCGCGATTGCTTCCATGATTCGCGAGGGCAAGGTGTTCCAGATTGCGTCCAAGATGCAGGCCGGCCAGGGCCAGGGCATGCAGACGCTGGACATGCACCTGGAGCGGCTGGTGAAGGACAACGTGATTACGCCCGAGGCCGCGCTGGAGAAGGCGTCGGACAAGGAGAACCTCGCCAAGGTCATCTCCCGGCTCAAGCCCGAGTGGGAGGTGCCGGACTCGCTGAAGTCGCTCTGA
- a CDS encoding ATP-binding protein: protein MSATSGPPEGTPRRESVLQRRLSLGDMLDVASFTEVVRSFSELYRVGIKVLDTRGTKLADVKVGHGDFCSYVFSFPDGRARCTATVARVKDGPVAPVHGARTAVGEGTDDAGIIALPCFTGLRYLVMPVRWEGDPLGRVILGPFTPEELHDLPPSLTDIQGVDLARAHELMARVRRAPERTAAQVLTHFGQVLGALVASGQRAYLTTQLHIEAMLETHRELELHNAKLAQANTRLKELDRLKSTFLGTVSHELRTPLASIIGYSEMLAEGLAGALNPEQLLYVRTIVEKGESLLNLISSILDLSQIEAGKLRLVIAPVDLGGVIQTAVSSVAPQAQRKGVEVEVRLPHGPQPRLTADADKLRQVMVNLLANAVKFTSSGGRVSVVMSEVGAQSEVGGQGYRVFVEDTGVGIRSDQFEHIFQSFYQVDGSSTREHGGAGLGLAIVKSLVEGHGGRVSVESEFGRGSRFTVVLPLRPPLPEHGLLTAVAPAPETPPGQDRF from the coding sequence ATGAGCGCCACGAGCGGGCCTCCGGAGGGCACCCCGCGCCGCGAGTCGGTGCTCCAGCGGCGGCTGTCGCTGGGGGACATGCTGGATGTGGCCTCCTTCACGGAGGTGGTGAGGAGCTTCAGCGAGCTGTACCGCGTGGGCATCAAGGTGCTGGACACGCGGGGCACCAAGCTGGCGGACGTGAAGGTGGGGCACGGCGACTTCTGCTCCTACGTCTTCTCCTTCCCGGACGGGCGCGCGCGCTGCACGGCCACGGTGGCCCGGGTGAAGGACGGTCCGGTGGCGCCGGTGCATGGGGCGCGCACGGCGGTGGGCGAGGGCACGGACGACGCGGGCATCATCGCGCTGCCGTGCTTCACCGGCCTGCGCTACCTGGTGATGCCGGTGCGCTGGGAGGGGGACCCGCTGGGCCGGGTCATCCTGGGGCCCTTCACGCCGGAGGAGCTGCACGACCTGCCGCCCTCGCTGACGGACATCCAGGGGGTGGACCTGGCGCGGGCGCACGAGCTGATGGCCCGGGTGCGGAGAGCGCCCGAGCGCACGGCGGCGCAGGTGCTGACGCACTTCGGGCAGGTGCTGGGCGCGCTGGTGGCGAGCGGGCAGCGGGCGTACCTGACGACGCAGCTGCACATCGAGGCCATGCTGGAGACGCACCGCGAGCTGGAGCTGCACAACGCGAAGCTCGCGCAGGCCAACACGCGGCTGAAGGAGCTGGACCGGCTGAAGTCCACCTTCCTGGGCACGGTGAGCCACGAGCTGCGCACGCCGCTGGCGTCCATCATCGGCTACTCGGAGATGCTGGCCGAGGGGCTGGCCGGGGCGCTCAACCCGGAGCAGCTGCTCTACGTCCGCACGATTGTGGAGAAGGGCGAGTCGCTGCTCAACCTCATCTCCTCCATCCTGGACCTGAGCCAGATTGAGGCGGGCAAGCTGCGGCTGGTGATTGCGCCGGTGGACCTGGGCGGCGTCATCCAGACGGCGGTGTCCAGCGTGGCGCCGCAGGCGCAGCGCAAGGGCGTGGAGGTGGAGGTGCGGCTGCCGCACGGGCCCCAGCCCCGGCTGACGGCGGACGCGGACAAGCTGCGGCAGGTGATGGTGAACCTGCTGGCCAACGCGGTGAAGTTCACCTCGTCCGGGGGCCGGGTGTCGGTGGTGATGTCCGAGGTGGGCGCGCAGTCGGAGGTGGGCGGGCAGGGCTACCGCGTGTTCGTGGAGGACACGGGCGTGGGCATCCGCTCGGACCAGTTCGAGCACATCTTCCAGAGCTTCTACCAGGTGGACGGCAGCTCCACCCGCGAGCACGGCGGCGCGGGGCTGGGGCTGGCGATTGTGAAGAGCCTGGTGGAAGGCCACGGCGGCCGAGTGTCCGTGGAGAGCGAGTTCGGCCGGGGCTCGCGCTTCACGGTGGTGCTGCCCTTGAGGCCGCCCCTGCCGGAGCATGGCCTCCTCACGGCCGTGGCTCCGGCGCCCGAGACGCCCCCCGGGCAGGACCGGTTCTGA
- a CDS encoding DUF4145 domain-containing protein, with product MRSDGPKDSGFSQPGGDAAAWLSQLPEPTRTFWREVCQSLEAGSFTLVAHGTRTLVGRVAQDLLGETGPFAQALQALYTHGIISKRDRERLELAVKVGNAAVHKRLNLDQKGARTLARILEGVLRTAYLPEEDVNSLRSILRPSPTPGG from the coding sequence ATGCGCTCAGACGGCCCGAAGGACAGTGGCTTCTCCCAGCCCGGCGGTGATGCCGCGGCGTGGCTCTCGCAGCTTCCGGAGCCCACCCGCACATTCTGGAGGGAGGTCTGTCAGTCGTTGGAGGCGGGGAGCTTCACGCTAGTGGCGCATGGCACCCGCACGTTGGTGGGGCGGGTGGCTCAGGATCTCCTCGGAGAGACAGGCCCGTTCGCCCAAGCGCTGCAAGCCCTCTACACGCACGGCATCATCAGCAAGCGAGACCGCGAGCGGCTCGAGCTCGCCGTGAAGGTGGGCAACGCGGCCGTGCACAAACGTCTGAACCTTGACCAGAAGGGTGCCCGCACGCTGGCGCGCATCCTCGAGGGCGTGCTCCGGACTGCATATCTGCCCGAGGAGGACGTGAACTCCTTGCGGAGCATCCTTCGTCCCTCGCCGACGCCGGGGGGCTGA